Genomic DNA from Fimbriimonas ginsengisoli Gsoil 348:
GTCGGGGGTCGGCTGCAGCCCGGGAAGGCCGGTAACCTCGGTCCAGCGGCGGTTAACCCACCGCGTATATCCTTTGCCGTCGAGCACCCACACGAGGCAAGGCACCAGGTTCGCCAGGCGCTCGTATCGCGCCTCGATCTCTTTGCTTTCCGTGATGTCGATCCCCACGCCGTGGACCCACGCCGGCTTGCCCGAGGCGTCGAACGAGGCGCGCCCGCGTCCTTCCATCCATCGCCAACCCCCGTCGGCGTGCCGGAAACGGAACTCCATTCGGTAATCCTCTCCGGTTCTAAGTGCCTTTCGCACCGTCTCAGCGACGCGCTCGACGTCGTCGGGATGGACCAGCTTTTCGAACTCGACCCGTCCCTTATCGCCGGCGAACGCCCCCGGTTCGAGCCCAAAGAGCGCCTCCAACTCCGGTGACCACTTGATGACGTCCGGTTCGACGCTTCTCGACCAGTAACCCATGCGCCCACCGAGCAGCGCCAGCGATAGCGAGCGCCGCGCGTCGCGCAGTTCCTCTTCCGCCTGCCGGCGCTCCGTAATGTTTTGCGCCAATCCCACGAACCGGATCGCCTTTCCGGCCTCGTTTCTCACCACGGTTGCCCGGAGCGAAATCCACCGGGCTTCTCCTTCCATATTGCGAATCAGAATCTCTTCGTTCAGCTCGGAGGTTTCGTCGACCGCCTTCACCGTCGCCATGTAGATTCTCTTTTGGTCCGCCGGGTCGATCCGCTCGAAGAACACCGTCCGGCTTGGCGCCACATCCGACGGAATTCCGGTGATTTCATGCATCTCGCGAGACCAGGTCATCAAATCCGTGGCCAAATCCCACTCCCAGATCGAGGCTCGCGCTCCCTGCAGCGCGAGCGCCAGGCGCGCTTCCGCGCGCTTTCGTTCCGAGATGTCGCGGAAGTAAACGGCGAGGCCGGAGGGCGAGGGATACGCATGAATCTGCAGCCAGATGTCCGCCTGAGTAATCGCAAACTCAAAGTGGATCGCCGTCTGCTCTCGCATAGCCCGGCGAAACTCCAGCTCGACCTTGGTGCCGACCAGTTGAGGAAAGAGCTCCCACTGGCTGATCCCGATCAGCTCCTCTGGTTTCCGTTGGAGCATTTCCGAGGCCACGCGATTCGCGTAAGTGAACCGGAACTCGGTATCGAAGGCGACGAACGCGTCGGTCGTGCTCTCAAAAAACGACTCCACCGGCGACTTCGGGACCTCGACGGAAGGCGACGCGGGCTCTTCCAAATGAACGCCGGCCCAACCCTGTAACGTCCCGGCTTCGTCCTTGATCGGGTTCGCCCGAACGCAGACCGTTCGCCGTTCTCCTAAGGCGGTCAAGTAGGTGTGCCGACGTTCGAACGGCTCACCGGCCGCGATCCCGGATCGCCAGGTCCGCTCTTGCAGGTTGCGCACCTCGGGAGATAGCCACTGGATCCAGCCGTCGCCCAACACGTCCTCAAACGAACGGCCGATCATCTCCAAGAGTGCGGAGTCGACGTACGTCAATCGGCCCTGCGCATCGCTTGCCCATGCACCCAACCCGCACGCGCCGATGGCCGCCAACAGAGCTTCCCGACTCAGTTCTTGGCTATCCGCCTCGTGCGTTCTTTCCAACCTCTCCCCAGAAGCTTCGATAGCGGTTCGTTCAACCTTTCGCGTCCCGACTCACGACGATAAATTTCGTACCCACAGGATAACCCACCTGCCGATTTATCTAAGATTCTCCGCGACCGCAGCCAAAGTCTCTCCTTCCCGTTCACGAAGTACTTCATCGGCGATCGTCCGCTCCTAAGAATCTTTCCGCCGAGCGTCGTCGATCCCGAATCTAATTGCCGCTATAGTAGCGGTAGCATGCTTTTCCTTTCCCCTATACTTCTCGCTATGACATCGATGTCGGGGATTATCGAGCCGGGGGCGACGCTTCAGCAGCTTGGGACCGGATATTCCTTCACCGAAGGACCGGCGGTCGACAAACACGGGAATGTGTACTTCACCGACCAGCCGAACGACCGGATCATGCGCTGGGACGTCGACGGGACGATCACGGAGTGGAAGAAGCCGGCCGGCCGGTCCAACGGAATGACGTTCGACCACAAAGGAAACCTGATCTCCTGCGCCGACGGCGGCAACGAGCTCTGGAGCATCGCGCCCGATGGCAAGGTAACGGTTTTGGTCAAGGACTTCGGCGGCAAGCTGCTGAACGGACCGAACGACGTCTGGGTCCGCCCCGATAACGGCATGTATTTCACCGATCCACTCTACGTCCGCGACTATTGGACCCGAGACCCGGCGATGCAGCAAACCGGCCGTAACGTCTATTTCCTCTCCGCCGACCATAAGGTGCTGCGGCCGGTGGACGTCGACATGAAGCAGCCGAACGGACTGGTGGGAACGAAGGACGGCAAAACGCTCTACGTGAGCGACATCGACGGTGGCAAGACCTACCGTTACCACATCGAGCCGGATGGCTCGCTCAGCCAGAAGCACCTCTTCTGCGAGCTCGGCTCCGACGGAATGACCCTCGACAACGAAGGAAACCTGTACCTAACTGGCCACGGCGTCACCGTCTTCGACAAGACCGGAAAGCAGATCGAGCACATCGACATCAAGGAAGGTTGGACCGCGAACATCACCTTCGCCGGCAAAGACCGCCATCTTCTCTTCATCACCGCCAGCAAAAGCGTTTATGGCCTGCGAATGCGGGTGCACGGCATTCAGTAGAGTCCACTAGATTCGGATTGGCGGATTATTCTTACTCGGGCGGACCGCCCGAGATACTCATGGGCGAGCCGCCCGTGCCACGGTACGGGGGTAGAATGTAGGTTCGCGGCGGCCCCTGCGCCCGCGAATCCCCCTTATGCTAAGAGCCGGTAACGTCGGCCTTCCGAACGTCGGAAAGTCGACTCTTTTTAATGCGGTCGTCGCCAATGCCAAGGCCCAAGCCGCCAATTTCCCTTTCTGCACCATCGAGCCGAACGTGGGCGTCGTAGCGGTGCCCGACAATCGCCTGAACGTGCTGGCCGGCATTACCGGCTCGATCGACACGATTCCGGCCCGGCTGGAATTCGTCGACATCGCCGGCTTGGTAAAGGGCGCGAGTCAGGGGGAAGGTCTTGGAAACCAGTTCCTGGCCAACATCCGCGAGGTGGACGCCATCGTGCACGTGGTCCGGTGTTTCGAGGACGACGACATCATCCATGTCGCCGGCTCGGTAGATCCCGAACGCGATATCGAGATCATCAATATCGAATTGGCGCTTGCCGACATGTCTCAGGCCGAGCGCCGGCTGGATAAGGCGCGCAAGGAGCTGCGCACGAAGAAAGAGGCCCAGGTCGAAGTCGACGCGCTCGAGAAGATCGTGCCGATGCTTCAAGAGGGGCTGCCGGCGCGGTTAGCGAATCTGACGGACGACGAGCGGTTCTCCATCCGCTCCTTGGGGCTACTGACGCTCAAGCCAGTGATCTACGCCGCCAACGTCTCGGAAGACGATCTTGCCGAGGGGAACGCCTACGTGGAGAAGGTTCGTGCAATCGCCGCCCATGAAGGCGCGCAAGTGGTCGTGATCTCGGCCCAAGTCGAATCAGAGTTGGCCGAGCTTCCGGAATCCGACCGAGCCGAATTCTTAGAGTCGCTGGGAGCGAAGGAAGGCGGTTTGGCGTCCCTCATCCGGGCAACCTACGATCTCCTAGGACTACAAACCTACTTCACCACCGGGCCGAAAGAAACGCGCGCCTGGACCATTACCAAGGGGATGACCGCCCCGCAAGCCGCGGGAGTCATTCACTCCGACTTCGAGCGAGGGTTCATCCGCGCCGAGACCGTCGCGTACACCAACCTTGTCCAGTCCGGCTCGATGGCGGCGGCGAAGGAGAAGGGTTTGGTCGGAAGCGAAGGGCGCGATTACGTGGTCCGAGAAGGGGACGTTATGCTGTTCCGCTTCAACGTCTAGCACCGCTATAGTAGTGACGTCGATCGTCGTGAAACCACATGCAGCCGCCCCCGCGGCTGCGCCCAAAAGACCCGACCCTGAGGATTGTACGAGCGTCTTAGGTCCCGCGCGCTCCCGGCGGACGCGACCTTCGATGAAGAATGGACCGGCCATGAATTCGATCGAGATAGGACCCCGGCTCTGTCTCTTCGGCCGACCCCGCCTCCTCGCCGGCGGGCGCGTTATCGACGGGTTTCTCACGAAGCGAAGCGCCTTCATCCTCGCCCGGCTCGCAATCTCGCATCAGCGGCAGATGTCGAGAGCCCAGCTTGCCGAAGTGCTCTGGCCGGAAGATGGGTACGACGCCAGCCGCCTGAGGCTCCGGCAAGAGCTCTCTCGCCTCAGAAAGGTGTTGGAAGAATACGAGGGAATCCTCGTAGCCACCGGCGAATTCATCCGGCTCGACACGACCGACTTCGAGCTCGACATCGAGGAGTTCGAGCGATGCGCCCGGGCCACCCGCGAAACCTCCGATCCTAAACGTCTCGAGTCCAACCTGCGAAGAGTGGTAGAGATCGGCTCCGAACCGTTCATGGCAGAAGCCGACGAGGACTGGATCCGCGTCGAGCGGATCCGCCTCAACGTCATCCGTTACGGCGCACTCGTCGACCTGGGGACGGCCCAGATTGAGGCTGGAAATCCCGAAGAGGCATTGGCGATGGCCCGCGATGCCATCACCATGGTTCCGGAGCGAGAGGGAGCCCATCTCTTGGCGGTTCGAGCCTTGGAAGATCTTGGCCATCGGGCGGACGCGCTTAGCCAGTTCGACATTCTTCGAAGCATCGTCAAAGACCGGCGAGGCGGACGCCTGTCGACCAATGCGGAAGGGGTGGCGGCATCGCTGGTCCCCACCCGCGCCGACCCCGCGGTGGGACTTAGATTCCAGTTCCCGGCCCCGGTCGAGCCGCTGTATGGGCGCGACGTTCAACTGCAGCAAGTCGTCGAGCGTCTCGACCCGTCCAACCCCGAAATTAGGCTCCTGAGCATCCTCGGCATGGGAGGGATCGGCAAGACCCACCTGCTTCGCCACTCATGCTCGAGGCTCTCGAGCCCCTACAGTGGACGTGTCGCCTTCGTCGATCTCTCGGATTTGGACGATTCGTCCCTCGTGCCCACCACGATCCTGCACTCGCTCGGTCTGGGATACGCCCCGACCGACGATCCGACGACCCGGCTGATCCGAGTTCTTTCCACGGCTCCGGTGCTTCTCGCCCTCGATAACCTGGAGCAATTCGGCCCGGCGATCGCCCCCCTCCTCCGCCGTCTCCTCAGCGAAGTGCCGGCATTGCGGATCCTGGCCGGGAGCCGCGTTGCGCTGCAGATATCGGGCGAATACCGCTTGACTCTTCCCCCACTTCCCCTCCCCCACGAATCGGCCGAACGGCAGGAGGCGGAGACCTCGCCGGCAATGCGGCTCTTCCTGAAGGCGGTAGAAGCGGATCAGATCGGCCCCGGCCTCCGGCGCGAGGACTGGCCCACGATCTCCAATATCGTCCGCCGCATGGAAGGGGTCCCGCTTGGGCTTCAGCTCGCCGCCTCGCGGATGCGAACGCTCGGCCCGGCCACACTTTTGCAGGATCTAGACGAAGGTTTGAACCTTCTGGTCAACCGTCGCGAGGACGCGCCGGAGCGTCACCGGAGCCTTCGAAACGCGGTCGTGGGCAGCTTCAGCTACCTGGACCCTAAGCTGCGCGAGGCGCTTGCTTCGCTCTCCGTGTTCCGCGGCGGCTGGACCCTGGACGCGGCGGAGCAAGTTTGCGGGATCGCCGATCCCACCCGGACGATGGAGCGGCTCATCGATGCCTCCCTGGTCTACATCGCCACCGAAGGGCCTCGAATTCGCTTCCGGATGCTGGAGACCATCCGCGAACATGCCATCGAGCTGCTTGACGAAAATAAGAGCGATCTTCTCAAGCAGCGAGTCGTGGCCTGGCTGGTCGACCGATCCCACCTCGTAGCCTCGGAGTTGGTGGGAGACGCGGTCCGGCAGGAGATCGACCGGCTGGTACCGGAAATCGACAACCTTCGGGAGGCGCTGACCTACTCCCTTGACCACGACATTGAGTCGGCTCTCATTTTTGGCGGCAACTTGCCATCCTTTTGGCTCTATCGAACCAACGGCTACGAAGCCCATCAGTTCTACATTCAGCTCTTCGAACGGTGTGGGGATGCTCCGCCTTCCCCGCCGCTCTTGCGCGCGGCCTACGGGTACGCGTTGATCGCGCATTTCCTTCAGACCCCTAACCGGCCGGAGGTCTACGAGCGCGGCCTAAGCATTGGCCGGCAAATCGGCAATCTGTCCTATGAAGTCAAACTTCGGGTTTTTCAGGCGTTCTTCGCCCAAAACTCGATCCAATACGACGAGTGCCGGGCGATCTTGGAGGGGATCGATCGATTCGTCGAGGAAAACGACGCCTTTGAAAGCGCCGGATTCGTGGATAGGATCAAGGGAATGTTCCTCCACTACCAGGGGCAGCCCGAACTCGCGATCAAGCATTTTCGAGACGCGACCTCTTGGTTCAACTCCCGCGGTGAGCTCTTCTACCAAGTTCGGACAAGGGTGAATTTTGCGCTTGCCGCCCTCGACGCCAGCGACATCGACCTGGCGCAAGCAGTACTCGCCGGGCTGGATGAGCAAGCCGCCGAGATCGGCTTCACGCTTCTGGTGCCCGCGATCGCCGTCGCCCAAGGGCGAACCGATCTCCTGCGGGGAAGACTGGACCAGGCGGTGAGCGCCTTCGAGAAGAGCATCTCGGGATGGCAAGAAATGGGATCGACTTTCCAGGAGGGGGATGTTTGGACCGCATTGGGCCGAACCTACCTGGAGCAGGGGCGTCTTGCTGAAGCCAACGCGGCGTTCGGCAACTCAGCAAGGCTTTGGAAAACCGGCTACCCAGTCGCGCTGGCGGTTGCCTTGTGCGGCCTTGCGGCGGTCCAGTACCGAATCGGAGAACCGGCCCGGGCGGCTCGGATGTTGGCGGTGACCCGCCGTGAATGGGCCGACGCGGGCGCGAAGTTGATACCATTTCACGCCGAGTTCGCTAATCGGTTAGAGGCCGACCTGTTGTCCACCTTAGGTATCGAAGCCTTGGAAACTCCGACGCTGACGCTGGAGGAGGCGGTTCTGCTAGGGCGATCGCTCCCGGATTAATACTCGGCATATGCTTCGTCGACATAGCAGTACAGCCATCTCTCGCCAGGCTCGGCCGATGCGGCGACCGGGTGATTCTCGGCAGCGGCATGGCGGCTCGCATGGCGATTGGGTGAAGAGTCGCAACAGAGCGTCGCTCCGCACGTTTGGCAGGTGCGAAGGTGCACCCAGTGGGAGCCAATCTTGAGGCACTCCTCGCAGGCGTGCGCCTTGGGCGTCTTCAGCTCTTCGAGCTGTTGGATATGGGCGCAGATAGTGGCTTTCATTTTCTGAATCGTAGCATCGGCAGGGGATCAGAAGTCGCCCTTGGTCGTCAATACTTGCATGCCAAAACTGCGCGCCACGCTCATCAATTGCTCCTTGAAGGGAGCGAATGAAAAGTCGAGCACTCAGGCGATGTTGAACAAGGTGATCGAGGTTTTGGAGAGGCGCGGAGTCGAATGCAAGACGATCCGGGCAGTCGAGGCGGGGATCAAGTTTGGCGTGGAGAGCGATATGGGGCCGGGTGACGGATGGCCGCCGATCCGGCAGCAAATCCTTGACTCGCAGATTCTGGTGATCGGCACCCCAATCTGGCTAGGAGAGCGGTGCTCGGTATGCCAGATGGTGCTCGAGCGGATGGACGCGATGCTCAACGAGACGAACGAGCAGGGACAGCTTCCGCTGTACAACAAGGTGGCGGGGGTCTGCGTGGTGGGCAATGAGGACGGGGCGCAGAACGTAGGGGCCGGCGTTCTCTACAACCTTATGCAATTCGGCGCGACGATCCCTCCCAACGCCGAGGCGTATTGGGTCGGTCCGGCCGGTGGCCAAGACGATTTCGTCGACGTCGCCCAGGACGACAAATATGTCCGCAAGCTTGTGAGCTACTTGGGCAATAACCTCGTTTTGATCGCGCGAATGCTCCAAGACAACCCGATCCCGGCGGAAGGGAATCGGTCCGAAAAGTAATTCGGGAGGTTCGTCTCGTGTATCGGCCCCTCGAGGTGGGGGACGTGGCATGCTATTGGGGAATGACGATCCTTTCCCGCATCCAAACCCCGGCCGGCCTCCGGTGGACGCTCGACGGCCGATCTCTTCCGTCCGGTTTGAGCTTATCGTTCTTGCTTGGCATGGGACGCGAAGAGATGATGCGGGTTCTTACCGCGCTTCCAACCGAAGAGCTGGATGGCACTGCGGTTGCTCCGATCGAGCCGACTCAAGAGGTGTGGGCGAGCGGCGTGACGTACTTGCGAAGCAGTGTGGAGCGGCAGGCGGAGTCCTCGGTCGCCGACGTGTATGCCAGGGTCTATGAGGCGGCGCGGCCGGAAATCTTTTTCAAGACGCTTGGTCGGCGAGTCGTCGGTCCGGGAGGAAAGATCAGGATTCGCCGCGACAGCGACTGGAACGTGCCCGAGCCCGAGCTCGTGCTCGTCATCAATCGGTCTGGCGAGATCGTCGGCTACACGGCGGGCGACGATGTGTCGAGCCGAAGCATCGAAGGGGAGAACCCGCTCTACCTACCCCAAGCGAAGACCTATGACGGCTCTTGCGCGATGGGACCCGGCATCGTTCTTGCTGCGGACGATGAGCTTGGCGACGTGCCGATCCACTTGTCGGTCGAGCGGGCGGGATCGAAGATCTTTGCGGGCGACGCCCGCACTTCGCAAATGAAGCGCTCGTTCGCAGACCTAGTTTCATATCTTGTCCGAGAAACGACGTTCGACGACGGGGTCTTCCTCTTTACCGGTACCGGCATCGTCCCCTCGCAGGATTTCACGTTGCTGCCCGGCGATGACGTGACGATCGCGGTAGGGGACGTCACCCTGCGGAACGCGGTCTCCTAGTGCTTGCAACCACGAACCAGCCTCGAGGGTAATCAGTCCTACTGGACTGACTACCCTTGGAGAGCAAATATGAAAGCACCTATCGCCCTTGCAGCAACCTTGGTCATCGGCACGTCTCTTGTTGCGGCCCCGTCGCCGGTTCAGGCGCAGACGACCGTTCGACATCACCATCATCATCATCGCCTGGCGACCATCGCCACTGGAGTCGGTGCGTATGCGCTGGCCAAGCACAGCCACCACGGTTTCTTCCACAAGCACCCGATTTTGACCGGCGCCGCCGCGGCTTGGGCGATGCATCACCACCTCAAGCACAAGCACCATTAAGCGTCGCGACGTAGCATCGGCCGGGAGCCGATGCTACGATAGACTCGTTGCCAAACCCTGACCTGTACGACGTCGCCACAACCTCTCCCGGTCCCCTGGGGGAACTGCCGCTGACGGCGGAGATGCTGCTGGATCGCCCTTCGGGCGATCTGTTCGGTCTCTCTCAAGACGCCGGAATGGGGTGGGATCCGGCGAAGCTGGGCGGGAACGAATTTCTGATCCTCTCCACTCTGGGCGGACTTCGGGATGTCGACGGGAAACCGATCGCCCTCGGCTACCACACCGGACACTGGGAAGTCGGGCTCTTGGTGCGCGAGTGCGCGGAGGAGTTGGCGCGGCAAGGGGCGATCCCGTTCGCGGGCTTCGTGTCCGATCCGTGCGACGGCCGGACCCAGGGGACGACCGGGATGTTCGACTCCCTCCCGTACCGAAACGACGCCGCGGTCGTTCTGCGGCGCTTGATTCGCTCGCTCCCCAATCGTCGCGGCGTGATCGGGGTAGCCACCTGCGACAAGGGGCTGCCCGCAATGATGATGGCCCTGGCGGCGATGCGCGATTTACCGTGCGCCATCGTGCCCGGAGGAGTCACACTACCTCCCGCCCATGGCGAGGACGCGGGCAAGATCCAGAGCATCGGGGCTCGATTCTCGCACGGGTTGATCACCTTGAAAGAAGCCGCCGAAGCAGGTTGCCGAGCGTGCGCGACTCCCGGCGGAGGGTGTCAATTCTTCGGGACCGCCGCGACCGCCCAAGCGGTAGCCGAGGCGCTGGGAATGACGGTGCCCCACGCGGCGCTGGCGCCGAGCGGGCAGCCGATCTGGCTGGAGATCGCCACGCGAACCGCCTTGGCGATGCTGGAGCTCGACCGAAACGGGATCGACGGCAAACGGATCCTCACCGATAAGGCGATCGAGAACGCGATGCTCGTCCATGCGGCGTGCGGTGGCTCGACTAACCTCCTCATCCACATCCCCGCCATCGCCCACGCAGCGGGGCTTCGCCGGCCGACGGTGGAAGACTGGAGCCGGGTGAACCGCATGGTTCCGCGCCTAGTGGACGTTCTGCCGAATGGTCCGGCCGACCACCCGACGGTGCGTCTGTATCTGGCCGGCGGTGTCCCCGAGGTGATGCTTCACCTGCGACGAATGGGCGTGCTAAACACCGACTGCCTTACCGTAAGCGGGAAAACGGTGGGCGAAAACCTGGACGAGTGGGAAGGCTCCGAGCGGCGGCAACGGGTTCGCCAAGTTCTCGTCGAAAAGGACGGGGTGGATCCGGACGACGTAATCTCCTCACCCGACCAGGCGGCCGCGAAGGGGCTCACGCGCACCCTTTGTTTTCCGGTGGGAAATCTTGCGCCGGAGGGGAGCGTCATCAAAGCGACCTCGATCGATCCGTCCGTGGTAGGGGACGACGGCGTGTATCGCAAGCGCGGGCCGGCGAAGGTTTTCACGAGCGAGCACGCGGCAATTGCCGCGATCAAATCGGGCGGAGTCAAAGCCGGTGACGTGATCGTGCTCACTTGTTGTGGCCCGCTCGGGACCGGGATGGAGGAGACGTATCAGCTTACGAGCGCGTTGAAATACCTTCCTTTTGGAAAGGAGGTCGCGTTGATCACGGATGCGCGATTCTCCGGCGTCAGCACGGGGGCATGCATCGGGCACGTCGGCCCCGAGGCGTTGGCGGGAGGGCCGATCGGGTGCGTTCGCGATGGCGATACGATCGAAATCATCGTCGATCGTATCCACATGACGGCGACGGTGAACGTCGTCGATCCGCCGGATTTTACGTCGCGCCCGTCGCGCGACGACCTGTCGTCGCACCCACTCCTGCCCGACGACACCCGCCTCTGGGCCGCCCTCATCACCGCCAGCGGCGGCCTCTGGGGCGGGTGCGTCTACGACGTTGAGGCGATTATCGGCAAGCTCAGTGGCACTGGCTTCTAGCCAGTGGATCCCAAGGGCATCCTGCCCTTGGCCTGTTCACACGACCGGTACGGTCGTAGGGTTCATCGGCTGGGAGCCGATGCTACGTTCACGACCAGGATGGTCGTGATACACACGGGCTGGAAGCGCCGTGCCACGTCTAGCCGTGGCCTCCGTGGGCGGAGACGATCATCGTTTCGAATCGCTTCCGCTGATCCGGGTCGAGATGGGCTTCGATCTGGGCGGAGGCGGATTTGAGAAGCTCGCTAGCCTTTTTCTGACGTTCCTTCGAAGTTAGTTTAGGATCGTTGAAGAGCGACGACATCTTCTCCTGCACATCGTCGACGACCTTCGACACCGCCGAGCGCTGGGCGGGGTTAAGGTTCAACCCGGCGGTGAGCTTGTCGGTCATTCCCCGCGACTGCGAAACTTTCGGTCGGTGCTCGCTCCCGTGCAAAGCGGTGTGACGCGGAGAGGCGAGATAGATGGCGCCGACGGAGCCGCAAATCGCCAATAGGGCGAGGAGAACGACGAGAGATTTCTTCCGGTGGTTGTTCATGCTATTTCTCGTTATCGAAAGTGGTGTTCGCCAAGAACCACGCCACGATTTGGGTGCAGTCCGACGACTCGGGCGCGCTGCAGTAGCTCGTTAGATCGGTGGGCGAAAGCGTGTCTCCCTCTCCGATTTCGTGAGTCCGCGCCTTATTGCCGACGACGTATTGATCGGGGCGGGTGACCCCGTGGCGCTGGGCAAGCGATTTGCAGTGGCCGTCCGCATAAACGTAGTTGAGCCGGCCCGAGTGGCGCGCCGACCCGGCGCCGTTCCACTGCTCGAAGACCGCCAAGCGATACTCCTCGGTCGACCAAGTATCGCCGTAGAGAAAGGTCGTGGAGGGGGCCGTTAGCTCCGAACCCGGCTTTCCGGGCAGGATGAAGTCGTGGATCCCGGGCGCCGGCATCACCGGCTTTAAGAGACCGATCCCGTCGTCCCAGGGGTTGTAGAAACCCCAGTTGTAGCCGTATCCATAGCAGCGGCCCTGCCCTCCGTCAAGGTTCATGCAACCGGCGTCGGCACGGCCGGGGCAGTAGAAGATTTCGTCGGATCCGGCGTACCGCTGAAGCTGATTCCGCACCGGACTGCCGTAGGTCCCTTCGCTCACGTAGGCGGGCTGGTAGGCATCGTCGTGGTCTGCCAGGTACAGCGCTTCCGCGTTGCCGAGCTGCCGCAGGTTCGACGCGCACGTCGTTTTCTTGGCGGCCTCCTTGGCCTGCGCGAAGACCGGAAACAGAATCGCGGCCAGGATGGCGATAATCGCAATCACCACCAGTAATTCGATAAGGGTAAACCCCCGTCTTGTCATCTTTAACTCACCTTGCCCTCCCGATTCGGGCGGCAAGGAAGATCATCCCGCTAAGAAATGAACGA
This window encodes:
- a CDS encoding BTAD domain-containing putative transcriptional regulator — encoded protein: MNSIEIGPRLCLFGRPRLLAGGRVIDGFLTKRSAFILARLAISHQRQMSRAQLAEVLWPEDGYDASRLRLRQELSRLRKVLEEYEGILVATGEFIRLDTTDFELDIEEFERCARATRETSDPKRLESNLRRVVEIGSEPFMAEADEDWIRVERIRLNVIRYGALVDLGTAQIEAGNPEEALAMARDAITMVPEREGAHLLAVRALEDLGHRADALSQFDILRSIVKDRRGGRLSTNAEGVAASLVPTRADPAVGLRFQFPAPVEPLYGRDVQLQQVVERLDPSNPEIRLLSILGMGGIGKTHLLRHSCSRLSSPYSGRVAFVDLSDLDDSSLVPTTILHSLGLGYAPTDDPTTRLIRVLSTAPVLLALDNLEQFGPAIAPLLRRLLSEVPALRILAGSRVALQISGEYRLTLPPLPLPHESAERQEAETSPAMRLFLKAVEADQIGPGLRREDWPTISNIVRRMEGVPLGLQLAASRMRTLGPATLLQDLDEGLNLLVNRREDAPERHRSLRNAVVGSFSYLDPKLREALASLSVFRGGWTLDAAEQVCGIADPTRTMERLIDASLVYIATEGPRIRFRMLETIREHAIELLDENKSDLLKQRVVAWLVDRSHLVASELVGDAVRQEIDRLVPEIDNLREALTYSLDHDIESALIFGGNLPSFWLYRTNGYEAHQFYIQLFERCGDAPPSPPLLRAAYGYALIAHFLQTPNRPEVYERGLSIGRQIGNLSYEVKLRVFQAFFAQNSIQYDECRAILEGIDRFVEENDAFESAGFVDRIKGMFLHYQGQPELAIKHFRDATSWFNSRGELFYQVRTRVNFALAALDASDIDLAQAVLAGLDEQAAEIGFTLLVPAIAVAQGRTDLLRGRLDQAVSAFEKSISGWQEMGSTFQEGDVWTALGRTYLEQGRLAEANAAFGNSARLWKTGYPVALAVALCGLAAVQYRIGEPARAARMLAVTRREWADAGAKLIPFHAEFANRLEADLLSTLGIEALETPTLTLEEAVLLGRSLPD
- a CDS encoding PAS domain-containing sensor histidine kinase; protein product: MERTHEADSQELSREALLAAIGACGLGAWASDAQGRLTYVDSALLEMIGRSFEDVLGDGWIQWLSPEVRNLQERTWRSGIAAGEPFERRHTYLTALGERRTVCVRANPIKDEAGTLQGWAGVHLEEPASPSVEVPKSPVESFFESTTDAFVAFDTEFRFTYANRVASEMLQRKPEELIGISQWELFPQLVGTKVELEFRRAMREQTAIHFEFAITQADIWLQIHAYPSPSGLAVYFRDISERKRAEARLALALQGARASIWEWDLATDLMTWSREMHEITGIPSDVAPSRTVFFERIDPADQKRIYMATVKAVDETSELNEEILIRNMEGEARWISLRATVVRNEAGKAIRFVGLAQNITERRQAEEELRDARRSLSLALLGGRMGYWSRSVEPDVIKWSPELEALFGLEPGAFAGDKGRVEFEKLVHPDDVERVAETVRKALRTGEDYRMEFRFRHADGGWRWMEGRGRASFDASGKPAWVHGVGIDITESKEIEARYERLANLVPCLVWVLDGKGYTRWVNRRWTEVTGLPGLQPTPDDWLALIHPEDLEPSRKIWWDCLRNGTPYEAELRYRTKNGEYRWFLERGEPILGGDGEVTEWFGTSVDIHDQKTKEQTLALADRRQRELNQELEARVETRTAELVDANREMEGFTYTVSHDLRAPLRAIMSTSMILLEETGGKLSPEERSLLERQAHNAKHLGVLIDELLKLSRISRQDMKFVRFDLSDLTAQVARELVDGFGEHVSLEIDPSLEAVGDPKLVKFVLLNLLENAVKFSPNGGTVRVGARDGTFFVKDEGIGFDPRYRDKLFRPFERLVSQSEYPGTGIGLANVKRIVERHGGKVWAESTPGHGSTFWFSLAP
- a CDS encoding flavodoxin family protein; its protein translation is MPKLRATLINCSLKGANEKSSTQAMLNKVIEVLERRGVECKTIRAVEAGIKFGVESDMGPGDGWPPIRQQILDSQILVIGTPIWLGERCSVCQMVLERMDAMLNETNEQGQLPLYNKVAGVCVVGNEDGAQNVGAGVLYNLMQFGATIPPNAEAYWVGPAGGQDDFVDVAQDDKYVRKLVSYLGNNLVLIARMLQDNPIPAEGNRSEK
- a CDS encoding SMP-30/gluconolactonase/LRE family protein, whose protein sequence is MTSMSGIIEPGATLQQLGTGYSFTEGPAVDKHGNVYFTDQPNDRIMRWDVDGTITEWKKPAGRSNGMTFDHKGNLISCADGGNELWSIAPDGKVTVLVKDFGGKLLNGPNDVWVRPDNGMYFTDPLYVRDYWTRDPAMQQTGRNVYFLSADHKVLRPVDVDMKQPNGLVGTKDGKTLYVSDIDGGKTYRYHIEPDGSLSQKHLFCELGSDGMTLDNEGNLYLTGHGVTVFDKTGKQIEHIDIKEGWTANITFAGKDRHLLFITASKSVYGLRMRVHGIQ
- a CDS encoding UBP-type zinc finger domain-containing protein; its protein translation is MKATICAHIQQLEELKTPKAHACEECLKIGSHWVHLRTCQTCGATLCCDSSPNRHASRHAAAENHPVAASAEPGERWLYCYVDEAYAEY
- the ychF gene encoding redox-regulated ATPase YchF — its product is MLRAGNVGLPNVGKSTLFNAVVANAKAQAANFPFCTIEPNVGVVAVPDNRLNVLAGITGSIDTIPARLEFVDIAGLVKGASQGEGLGNQFLANIREVDAIVHVVRCFEDDDIIHVAGSVDPERDIEIINIELALADMSQAERRLDKARKELRTKKEAQVEVDALEKIVPMLQEGLPARLANLTDDERFSIRSLGLLTLKPVIYAANVSEDDLAEGNAYVEKVRAIAAHEGAQVVVISAQVESELAELPESDRAEFLESLGAKEGGLASLIRATYDLLGLQTYFTTGPKETRAWTITKGMTAPQAAGVIHSDFERGFIRAETVAYTNLVQSGSMAAAKEKGLVGSEGRDYVVREGDVMLFRFNV